The following is a genomic window from Flavobacterium crassostreae.
AAAACAGCCCATAACAATCGTCTTAACTAATTTGCAGATTCTGTGGAATTACCGTTTTTAATTGTATATTCGTTATGAAGAAAAACATCCGTATCCAAAGCCTGCAAACTAGTTAAGGCGGGAACGTTATGGGCTAGTTTTGCCCATTTTGCGCAGATAAAGCCGTTTTTATAAGAAAAAACTGTTTGTAATTTTAAGGTTTAGCGTTCTAAATTCTTAAAAAAACGCAAAAAAACTGGATTCTTAAAATCTAAAAAAAAAACATTTTGTTGTTTAAAGAATATAACTAAAAAACAGAAAATAACTCCAAAACAAAATAATGACATAAAACAGCGTGATTTGCGGTTTACAGAGTGATTTTTCAAACAAGAAAATCCCCAAGTTGAAGCGCAAACGGCATTTTATCATCGTGACGTAAAAAATTAAATGAGTGTAATTTGTGTTTTACAAAGTGATTTTGCAAATAAGAAAAATCTCAGATTTAAATCTTAAAACAGGATTTTACCAGCGTTACGTGAAAAATTAAAAAAGTGTGATTTGTTCTTTACAAAGTGAGTATCTAAATAAAAAAATCTCGAATTTAAAGCCGAAAAATATTTGCGTTTTTAGGTTTGTGAAGAAAAAACCAGCCCATAACAATCGTCTTAACTAATTTGCAGATTCTGTGGAATTATCGTTTTTAATTGTATATTCGTTATGAAGAAAAACATCCGTATCCAAAGCCTGCAAACTAGTTAAGGCGGGAACGTTATGGGCTAGTTTTGCCCATTTTGCGCAGATAAAGCCGTTTTTATAAGAAAAAACTGCTTATAATTTTAAGGTTTAGAGTTCTAAATTCTTTAAAAAACGCAAAAAAACTGGATTCTTAAAATCTAAAAAAAAACATTTTGTTGTTTAAAGAATATAACTAAAAAACAGAAAATAACTCCAAAACAAAATAATGACATAAAACAGCGTGATTTGCGGTTTACAGAGTGATTTTTCAAACAATAAAATCCCAAATTTGAAGCGCAAACGGAATTTTATCAGCGTGACGCAAAAAATTAAATGAGTGTAATTTGTTCCTTACAAAGTGATTATCCAAATAAGAAAAATCTCGGATTTAAATCTTAAAACAGGATTTTACCAGCGTTACGAGAAAAATTAAAAAAGAGTGATTTGTTCTTTAGAAAGTGAAAATCTAAATAAAAAAAATCTCGAATTTAAAGCCAAAAATATTTGCGTTTTTAGGTTTGTGAAGAAAAAACCAGCCCATAACAATCGTCTTAACTAATTTGCAGATTCTGTGGAATTACCGTTTTTAATTGTATATTGGTTATGAAGAAAAACATCCGAATCCAAAGCCTGCAAACTAGTTAAGGCGGGAACGTTATGTGGCATAGCTCCGAAAATTCGTTTTTTAAATAGAAAATTAACGTTTTTAAGTATATATTTTTTTAAAAGTAATGTAAGTCAAAACTCCCCTCCTTTTCTCTTAGAAACGGCTTTTTATCACCGAAAAATCGGGCGAATTAGTATAATTTTTCACCAAATAATATTTAAGGAAAATAAAGTATAAAAGGAATAAATGTTGCAATTTAAAACAGAAAAAATCAATCAAAATAAGTTGCATAAAAGAGAGTGAACAGAAATTTAAGCCCAAAAGCGAAAAAGGTTAAACGGAATTGAAACGGATTTTTTTTGCGACGTCAAAAGTGTGTAATGGTATTTTCAGAGTGTTTATTTTACAAAATAAAACCTTTAATTTTATAAGGAAAACCACTCAATAATGTATTTTTTAAATGGAAAATGTTTATCTTTTTAAAGAGAATTCCCGCCAAAAAAAGCAAGATAAGAAGTACTTTGTGGCTATTGCTACGCCACATAACACACGTCTCAAGCAATTTGCAGATTCTGTGGAATTACCGTTTTTAATTGTATATTCGTAAAGAATAAAATAATCGCATCCAAAAGCTGCAAACTGCATGAGGCGCGAGGACGTTGGCAGAAATAAAATCAAAAAACACAAAAACAAAATTAAAATCAAATTTATGAAACAAAAATTATTTATTCTATTAACATTACTGACAATTAATTTAAACGCTCAAGTAATTGATGTAGTAACAACTGGATTGACTGATCCTGCGGGTCTTGCTATTTCTGGAAACACATTATACATTGCAGAAGCTTTTGGGGCAAATAAAATTTCTAAAATAGATATTTCTTCTGCTTCGCCAACAAAAACAGACGTTGTTACAGGGCTTTCGGGACCAGACGGTTTAGCAATTAGTGGGAATACATTATATATTGCAGAAATTGATGCTGACAAAATTTCAAAAATCGACATTTCTTCTGCAACACCAATTGTTGAAACTGTTATTACAGGAGTACTAGAACCGACAGGAATTGTAATTGACGGCGACTATTTATATATTGCTGAATATAATGCTCAAAAAATTTCAAAATTAAACTTAACAACTTTAGTGAAGACAGATTATTTAATCGGTTTATCTGGACCAACAGGTTTAGTAATAAGCAATAATATTCTTTATTTTTCTGAATTTGACACAAATGTTATTTCAAAAGTTGACTTAACGGCAGCTGTACCTGTAGTTACTCAAATGGGCAGTGGATTTAATGAACCCGCGTTTTTGAATTTAGTGGGGTCTGAATTATATTTTGCTAATTATGGGTCAGGAAAATTATCAAAAATGAATATTACAAATCAAATAGTTAGTGACGTTGCTACTAGTTTAGGTGGTGTTTATGGTTTAGTAAACAACGGAGCATTTCTTTTTCTATCTCAACGAGACACAAATAAAATATCAAAAATAAGTTTAACAAATTTATCAACGGCAAATTTTGATATTGAAAATCAAGTTTCAATTTATCCAAATCCAACATCAAACTATTTAACTTTGCAAAATGTTTTGAAAAATAGTGAAATCACAATTTCTGATTTTAGCGGTAGAATTATCAAGCAATTTAAATATCAAAAACCTACTATTGACTTACAAAGCTTTGAAAAAGGTATTTACTTTTTGACAATAGATAAAAATAAAACAATAAAATTTATAAAGAACTAAAAATTTACTTCTGCCAACAGCAGTTTGGCAAAATGGCGGGTTCAGTGCTAAATTGAACATTCGGTTTTCAAATGAAGTTTTGTGCTAATTTGAAAGTAAGTGCTTCTAAATCCGCCACTTCGCCAAGCTGCAAATCGTTGTAGGCAAGTTGCGCCCAAATCGCGCATAATTAACCTTTTAATTAAGAAAAAACTGTTTATAATTTTAAGGTTTAGAGTTCTTAATTCCTAAAAAAGTGTATAAAAAACTGGATTCTTAAAATCCAAAAAAAAGGTTATATTGTTTAAAGAGTATTGCTTAAAAACAGAAAATAATCCAAAACAAAATAATGACCTAAAACAGCGTGATTTGTGGTTTACAGAGTGATTTTTTAAAACAATAAAATCCCCAAGTTGAAGCGCAAACGGCATTTTATCAGCTTTACGGAAAAAATTAAATGAGTATAATTTGTTCCTTACAAAGTGATTATTCAAATAAGAAAAACCTCGGATTTAAATCTTAAAAAAAATCAACAAGGAAAATTAAAAAGCTGAAATAGAGTGATTTGTTTTTTAAAGAGTGAGAATCTAAATAAAAAAATCTCGAATTTAAAGTAGGAATTTGTTTGTGTTTTTAGGTTTGTGAAGAAAAAACCAGCCCATAACAATCGTCTTAACTAATTTGCAGATTCTGTGGAATTACCGTTTTTAATTGTATATTCGTTATGAAGAAAAACATCCGTATCCAAAGCCTGCAAACTAGTTAAGGCGGGAACGTTATGGGCTAGTTTTGCCCATTTTGCGCAGATAATGCCGTTTTTATAAGAAAAAACTGTTTATAATTTTAAGGTTTGGAGTTCTAAATTCTTAAAAAAAGCGCAAAAAAATGGATTCTTAAAATCCAAAAAAAATATTTTGTTGTTTAAAGAGTGTTATTTAAAAATAGAAAATAATCCAAAACAAAATAATGACATAAAACAGCGTGATTTGTGGTTTGCAGAGTGATTTTTTCAAACAATAAAATCCCCAAGTTGAAGCGCAAACGGCATTTTATCAGCTTTACGGAAAAAATTAAATGAGTATAATTTGTTCCTTACAAAGTGATTATTCAAATAAGAAAAACCTCGGATTTAAATCTTAAAAAAAATCAACAAGGAAAATTAAAAAGCTGAAATAGAGTGATTTGTTTTTTAAAGAGTGAGAATCTAAATAAAAAAATCTCGAATTTAAAGTAGGAATTTGTTTGTGTTTTTAGGTTTGTGAAGAAAAAACCAGCCCATAACAATCGTCTTAACTAATTTGCAGATTCTGTGGAATTACCGTTTTTAATTGTATATTCGTTATGAAGAAAAACATCCGTATCCAAAGCCTGCAAACTAGTTAAGGCGGGAACGTTATGGGCTAGTTTTGCCCATTTTGCGCAGATAAAGCCGTTTTTATAAGAAAAAACTGTTTATAATTTTAAAGTTTAGGGTTCTTAATTCCTAAAAAAACGCAAAATAACTGGATTTTTAAAAGCCAAAAAAAAATATTTTGTTGTTTAAAGAATATTATTTCCAACCTGAAAATAATTCAAAACAAAATAATGACATAAAACAGCGTGATTTGCGGTTTACAGAGTGATTTTTCAAACAAGAAAATCCCAAAAGTTGAAGCGCAAACGGCATTTTATCCGCTTTACGAAAAAATTAAATGAGTGTAATTTGTGTTTTACAAAGTGATTTTACAAATAAGAAAAATCTCGGATTTAAATCTTAAAACAGGATTTTACCAGCGTTACGTGAAAAATTAAAAAAGTGTGATTTGTTCTTTACAAAGTGAGTATCTAAATAAAAAAATCTCGAATTTAAAGCCAAAAAATATTTGCGTTTTTAGGTTTGTGAAGAAAAAACCAGCCCATAACAATCGTCTTAACTAATTTGCAGATTCTGTGGAATTATCGTTTTTAATTGTATATTCGTTTCGAAGAAAAACATCCGTATCATAAGCCTGCAAACTAGTTAAGGCGGGAACGTTATGTGGCATAGCTCCGAAAATTCATTTTTAAAATAGAAAATTAACGTTTTTAAGTATATATTTTTTAAAAGTAATGTAAGTCAAAACTCCCCTCCTTTTCTCTTAGAAACGGTTTTTTATCACTGAAAAATCGGTCGAATTAGTATAATTTTTCACCAAATAATATTTAAGGAAAATAAAGTATAAAAGGAATAAATGTTGCGATTTAAAGCCGAAAAAATCAATCAAAATAAGTTGCATAAAAGAGAGTGACCAGAAATTTAAGCCCAAAAGCGAAAAAGGTTATACGGAATTGAAACGGATTTTTTTTGCGACGTCAAAAGTGTATAATGGTATTTTCAGAGTGTTTATTTTACAAAATAAAATCTTTAATTTTATAAGAAAAACTACTCAATAATGTGTTTTTTAAATGGAAAATGTTTCTGTTTTTAAAGATAATTCCCGCAAATAAAAACGAGATAGAAGTACTTTGTGGCTATTGCTACGCCACATAACACACGTCTCAAGCAATTTGCAGATTCTGTGGAATTACCGTTTTTAATTGTATATTCGTAATGAAGAAAATAATCGCATCCAAAAGCTGCAAACTGCATGAGGCGCGAAGACGTTAGCCGTCAGTTTACCCAAAATCACGCAAAAAAAGTCGAAAATGATAATTACAATTGATGGAAAATCTTGCACAGGTAAAAGTACAATAGCTCTTTTATTATCAAAAAAAATTAACTTTTCATATATAAATAGTGGACTTCTGTATAGAGCAATCACTCACGAAATTTTGAAAAATAAAATAGATTTAATTAATTTCAAAAATAAAGAAGAACAAATAAAATTATTAATAAATCACTATAATTTTGATCTACAAAAAATAAACGAAAATATTTCAATTTTTAAAACTATTGAAATCAGTAAGTTTGGAACAGAGATTGCAAAATTGCAATTTGTAAGAGACAAAGTGAATGATTATATTTCAGAAATAAATTCAAAATATAAAAATATCATAATTGAGGGTAGAGATATCGGAACAAAAGTTTTCCCAAATGCAGATTTTAAATTTTTCTTTATTGCAGATATAGATATACGAGCAAATAGATTGGCTTTAGAAAGAAATTCAAAAGAAATAAATAAAATTAAAATAGAAATCCAAAAAAGAGATCTTGAAGATGAAAATAGAAAAAATTCGCCTTTAAAAAAAGCAATTAGTGCAATATTAATTGATACATCTAAATTAACAATTGAAGAAACGGTAAATATATTAGAACAACATTTAAAATGAATAAACTGAACAATTTAGTAATTTTATTACAACCACCAAACTTATGTAAAACATTCACAAGGTCAGGTTCGGTTTATCCACCATTAGGGCTTTGTCAATTGGCAGCAGTAGACAAAAATGATGTAATAGAAGTATTTGATGCAGAAGGAGAAGGGTTAAACATTGAAGAAACTCAAACAAAATTAATACGAAAAAAACCTAAAATTATTGGTCTTTCAGCAACATCATTCACTCTTGTAATTGTTGAAAATTGGGCAAAGTTTGCTAAATCAATTGGTGCAATTGTTATAGTTGGTGGTCCACATCCAAGCTTAAGTCCAAGAGATACTTTTGACAAATGTCCAAGCGTAAAATATATTGTTAGAGGTGAAGGAGAAGTAATTATTAATGAATTGATTGAAAACCTCTTAAACAATAAAAATAATTTAAATTTAAGTGGAGTTTGTGAAAGATTAAATGATAAATATCATATTTCTGATGAAATTTTGAAAGTAGAAAATTTCGAAAATTTACCTTTTCCAAATCTTTCAAAAATGCCAATCAAAAATTATTGGTGTCCAGACTCTAAAAGTAGTCCGATGGTTACAATGATGACAACAAGAGGATGCCCATATAAATGTGGTTTTTGCAGTAGTCCAGCTGTAATGGGAAAAAAAATAAGAAGTTGGAGTGTTGATAAAGTAATAAAAGAACTGAAATATTTACACTTTGAATTAGGTGTAAATGAAATTTCATTTGTTGATGATGTATTTACAATTAATCGTAAAAGAACAATTAATTTATGTAAAGAGATAATAAAAAATAAAATAAAAATTACTTGGTTTTGTAATGCTCGAGCCGATCATATAGACGAGGAAATGGCAAAAGTTATGAGTGAAGCAGGTTGTCATCAAACTTATTTAGGTTTTGAAAGTGGGGCGCAAATAATTTTAGATAATGTCCAAAAAGGCACAACCATAGAAAAGTTAGTTAATGGCGCAAAAATATTGAAAGAAAACAACATATCAAGAAGTATAGGCTTTGTTTTAGGATTACCTGGTGAAACAGATGAAACAGTAATTCAAAGTATAGAACTAGCTAAAGTATTAAAACCTGAACGTCTACAATTCACTAGATTTACACCGCTAGTTGGCTCACCATTAGAAAACTACTCGTATGAACAGAATGGTTTTCATACAAAAGGAGAAGATATTGTAGGTAGATGGGTTAAATTTGCATACGAAAGTTGCGAGAATGATAATTGGGGTAAAGAAAGTTGGTAGAAAAAACCGAACGGCTAACAGCGGTTTCAAGAAATGGCGAAAAATGTGCTAAATTGATTTATTTCTTCCGCAAGAAATATTATCTTAGAAGAAAATATGCGGTTACGAAATTCCCCACTTCTTGAAGCCACGAAACGTTATGTGGCATAGCTCCGAAAATTCGTTTTTTAAATAGAAAATTAACGTTTTTAAGAATGTATTTTTTAAAAGTAATGTAAGTCAAAACTCCCCTCCTTTTCTCTTAGAAACGGCTTTTTATTGCCGAAAAATCGGGCGAATTAGTATAATTTTTCACCAAATAATATTTAAGGAAAATAAAGTATAAAAGGAATAAATGTTGCAATTTAAAACAGAAAAAATCAATCAAAATAAGTTGCATAAAAGAGAGTGAACAGGAATTTAAGCCCAAAAGAGAAAAAGGTTAGACGCAATTGAAACGGATTTTTTTTGCGACGTCAAAAGTGTGTGATGATATTTTCAGAGTGTTTATTTTACGAAAGAAAATCTTTAATTTTATAAGAAAAACCACTCAATAATGTGTTTTTTAAATGGAAAATGTTTCTGTTTTTAAAGAGAATTTCCGCAAAAAAAGCAAGATAGAAGTACTTTGTGGCTATTGCTACGCCACATAACACACGTCTCAAGCAATTTGCAGATTCGGTGGAATTACCGTTTTTAATTGTATATTCGTAATGAAGAAAATAATCGTATCCAAAATCTGCAAACTGCATGAGGCGCGAAGACGTTATGTGGCATAGCTCCGAAAATTCGTTTTTAAAATAGAAAATTAACGTTTTTAAGCATCTATTTTTTAAAAGTAATGTAAGTCAAAACTCCTCTCCTATTCTCTTAGAAACGGCTTTTTATTGCCGAAAATCGGGCGAATTAGTATAATTTTTCACTAAATAATATTTAAGGAAAATAAAGTATAAAAGGAATAAATGTTGCAATTTAAAACCGAAAAAATCAATCAAAATAAGTTGTATAAAAGAGAGTGACCAGAAATTTAAGCCCAAAAGAGAAAAAGGTTAGACGGAATTGAAACGGATTTTTTTTGCGACGTCAAAAGTGTGTAATGATATTTTCAGAGTGTTTATTTTATAAAAAATAATCTTTAATTTTATAAGAAAAACTACTCAATAATGTATTTTTTAAATGGAAAATGTTTCTCTTTTTAAAGAGAATTCCCGCCAAAAAAAGCAAGATAGAAGTACTTTGTGGCTATTGCTACGCCACATAACACACGTCTCAAGCAATTTGCAGATTCTGTGGAATTACCGTTTTTAATTGTATATTCGTAAAGAATAAAATAATCGCATCCAAAAGCTGCAAACTGCATGAGGCGCGAGGACGTTGGTAGCAATTAAACATAAAACAATGGAAATAAGCACTTTATCTGGACTCTTAATTGGAATTTTTGGAATTGTTTTGTCAATTATTTTTTACTTAAAAGGTTCGAGAAAGAAAAATCCTGCTTTTGAAATTTCTGGTCTAAATATCATATCCGAAAGTATAAACAACAAAGTAAATGATATAAAAATAATTTATAAAGACAGTGAAATTAAAAACCTTACAGTTACTAAAGTAGCTATTTGGAATGCAGGCAATGATACTATATGGGAAAAAGATATTCCTAACTCGAATAAATTTAGAATAAACCTAAGCCGAATTAATACAATATATGAAAGTGAAATAATTTTAAAAGATAAAGATTCAACTTTAGAATTACATAAAATTGATAATTCTATAATTTGCAACTTTAACTTTTTAGAAGCTAACTCAGGTTTTATTATAAAAATAATACATTCTGGAATTAATTCGGACTCTATAAGTGTTATGGGAAAAGTTATTGGTGGCGGAGAAATGAAAAGAATAAATGATTTTGGGCGTAAGTCAGAAAAAAGAGAAAAAGAATTTTGGAAATATATAGGAATTGGATTTTTCTCTATTTTTGGGTACTTCTCTTTTATTTCAACAATGCCATTTTTTTTGAAAATTATGGTTCTATTCACTTGTGGATTAATGTTAACACTTGTAATCACACAAATATTTCAAAAGAAAGTTCCAAACAGATTAAAAGAAAAGTTCTATCAAGATTAACTGCTACCAACAGCCGTTTGGCAAGATTGGGGCTTTA
Proteins encoded in this region:
- a CDS encoding B12-binding domain-containing radical SAM protein; this encodes MNKLNNLVILLQPPNLCKTFTRSGSVYPPLGLCQLAAVDKNDVIEVFDAEGEGLNIEETQTKLIRKKPKIIGLSATSFTLVIVENWAKFAKSIGAIVIVGGPHPSLSPRDTFDKCPSVKYIVRGEGEVIINELIENLLNNKNNLNLSGVCERLNDKYHISDEILKVENFENLPFPNLSKMPIKNYWCPDSKSSPMVTMMTTRGCPYKCGFCSSPAVMGKKIRSWSVDKVIKELKYLHFELGVNEISFVDDVFTINRKRTINLCKEIIKNKIKITWFCNARADHIDEEMAKVMSEAGCHQTYLGFESGAQIILDNVQKGTTIEKLVNGAKILKENNISRSIGFVLGLPGETDETVIQSIELAKVLKPERLQFTRFTPLVGSPLENYSYEQNGFHTKGEDIVGRWVKFAYESCENDNWGKESW
- the cmk gene encoding (d)CMP kinase, translating into MIITIDGKSCTGKSTIALLLSKKINFSYINSGLLYRAITHEILKNKIDLINFKNKEEQIKLLINHYNFDLQKINENISIFKTIEISKFGTEIAKLQFVRDKVNDYISEINSKYKNIIIEGRDIGTKVFPNADFKFFFIADIDIRANRLALERNSKEINKIKIEIQKRDLEDENRKNSPLKKAISAILIDTSKLTIEETVNILEQHLK
- a CDS encoding T9SS type A sorting domain-containing protein, which codes for MKQKLFILLTLLTINLNAQVIDVVTTGLTDPAGLAISGNTLYIAEAFGANKISKIDISSASPTKTDVVTGLSGPDGLAISGNTLYIAEIDADKISKIDISSATPIVETVITGVLEPTGIVIDGDYLYIAEYNAQKISKLNLTTLVKTDYLIGLSGPTGLVISNNILYFSEFDTNVISKVDLTAAVPVVTQMGSGFNEPAFLNLVGSELYFANYGSGKLSKMNITNQIVSDVATSLGGVYGLVNNGAFLFLSQRDTNKISKISLTNLSTANFDIENQVSIYPNPTSNYLTLQNVLKNSEITISDFSGRIIKQFKYQKPTIDLQSFEKGIYFLTIDKNKTIKFIKN